The following DNA comes from Streptomyces sp. Ag109_O5-10.
TCCCGGAGCGGCTCGCCGAGTTCGCGGGCGTGGACGCGAAGGCCCTCACCGAGCTGGTCTGGACGGACCTCGTCGGCCACTACGAGGTGCGTGACGACGCCACCATGCTGGTCCTGACACCGGCCATCGGCTGAGGTCCGGGCACCGCCGCCGGCCGCGCTCTCAGCCCACCTCCCACAGGAACCGGTGGGTGTGGATGCCGAAGTACGGGAAGGGCCGGACCTCGCGCACGCCCTCGATCGGCCGGACCACGTCGTTGACGAAGTCGAGCAGGTCCTTCGGTCCGGGGGTGACCACCTCGGCGAACAGGTCGAAGCCGCCCGAGGTGAAGACGGAGTACACCACCGCGGGGTGTCCGGCGAGCGCGTCGGCCACGGCGCGGGGGTCGCCGTCCACGCCGATGCCGAGCAGGGCCATCGCCTGGCCGCCCATGGCCATCGGGTCGGTGACCCCGACGACCTGCACGGCCCGGGAGTCCAGCAGTCGCTGCAGCCGCTGCCGGGCCGCGGAGGCGGAGAGGCCGACCTTCGGGCCCAGGTCGGCGTAGGCGATACGGCCGTCGGCCTGGAGTTCGCGCAGGATGGCCCGGTCGATGTCGTCCATGTGCACCACGTTCTCCTGTCCTCTCCCCCGCCCGCCCTCAGCCGGCCAGTTCGAGCAGGGCGGCGCCGAACACCGAGGTGTGGGTGTCGACGTCCTGCTCGGTGGTGTCGGGGCACATCAGGGCCATGTTGTGGAACGGGGTGAGGAGGATGCCCCGGTTGGCGAGGTAGAGGTGCAGGAAGTCCTCGAGGTCGGGGTCGGTGGCGGCCTCGGACTCGGTGCCGGTGCGCGGGGCCGGGGCGGCGAAGCGGTACTCGGTGCGGGCGCCCAGCCGGCTGACCGACCAGGGCAGGCCGTGTGCCTCCACGGCGGACCGGACGCCGGACTCGAAGCGTGCGGAGAGCCGGTCCATGTGGTCGAACGCCTCGTCGGTGAGCACGTGCTCCAGGGTGGCCCGGGTCGCCGCCACCGAGAGCGCGTTGCCGGCCAGGGTGCCGCCGACCCCGCCCATGTCCACCAGGTCCAGGTCGTCGCGGGCGAGGAGCCGCTCGGCGAGGCCGGCGGCAAGGCCGTAGGCGCCGGCCGGGATGCCACCGCCGATGGCCTTGCCGATGGTCAGCAGGTCGGGCTCCAGCCCCCAGGCCGCCGTGCAGCCGCCGGGGCCCGCCGAGAAGGTGTGCGTCTCGTCGTTGATCAGCAGCGTGCCGTGCTGCCGGGTGAGGGCGCGTACCCCCTCCAGGTAGCCGGGTTCGGGCAGCACGATGCCGATGTTGGTGAGAGCGGGTTCCATGAGGACGGCGGCCACGTCGCCGTGGGCGAGTTCGCGCTCCAGCTGCTCCAGGTCGTTGAACTCGGCGACCCGGCTGGTCAGGGTGACGTCGCAGGGGGCGCCGACGTTCCCGGGGCGGGGTGCCCCCTTGCCGTCGGGGCCGACGACGATGAGGGACTCGTCGACGCTGCCGTGGTAGCTGTAGCTGTTCACGAGGATCTTCGGGCGTCCGGTGACGGCACGGGCCAGCCGGATCGCCCACCGGTTGGCGTCCGTGGCGGTCAGCGAGAAGCTCCAGCGGGCGAGCCCGAAGCGGCGGGTCAGCTCGGCGCCGACCCACTCCGCGTCCTCCGTCGGGAGCATCGCGGTGGCCCCGCCCAGCTCGGCGAACCTGCGGTGCACCGCCTCGGTCACCGCGGCCGGCGAGTGACCGGCCATCGCACCGGTGTCACCGAGGCAGAAGTCGATGTACGTGTGCCCGTCGACGTCGGTGACCCGGGCGCCGCGGGCGGTCGCCAGGTACCGGGGGAATGCGCCGGCGTTCTTGTTCATCCACGTCATCGGGACCCGGCCGAAGAGATGGCCTGCATCGGCATATGCCGCTCGGGAGCGGGGATTTCGCCGCTCGGCCTCGGCGCTCTCACGGGCCAGGAGGGCGTGCAGTCGGGTGCGGTCCATGGAGTACCCCTGGTCGAACGGTGACGACGGAACAGCGCGAGCGTACGACCGATATCAGCCTCGCAGCAAGAGATAACGCTCGAATCGATTGCGACGACAACCGAATCGAGCGTTCAAGATCACCGGAGAGAATCCGCCGTTTTGGGCAACACTCGCACCACTGCGCAGTGTTCGAACAATCGCCCTCAAACGCCAGGGTTCGCCACCCCTTCCGCCAGTTAGAAATATCTACCAGCATGCATATGCCGGGTTGGCGTGCGAAGGCGCCGAGCGCCCGGTGCCGGCGTTCCCCTGTGTGCGGAACGGGTGAGCGGGATATCGCGGAGCGGTGCATGACGAACAGGATGTGGATGCAGGGTGTCGAGTGGCTCGCGGCGGCGTCGGCGGATCCCCGGGCGTGCAAGTGGGAGTGGGACCACGGTGAGGGCGTCTCACTGCTGGAGGCGGGCCGCTTCTGGGACGTGCTGAGCGTGCCGGACCGGCTCGGTCTGCTCACGCTCGACCTGCTGTGGCGACCGTCCCTGCCGGTGCCGGGACCGACGCTGGTGGACACCGCGGCACGCCGGGTCGGGTTCTTCCTCCCGCCCGACCCGTCCGACGGCTGGATCGGGGCGGGGCTGCGGTACACGACCAAGGGGGCGTGGGTCGCCGTCCCGCCGCCGTACCGGCCCACACGGTTCCTGGAGTGGCTGGTGCCGCCCGACGGCAGCGGGGCACTGCACCGGCCGGCCACGCTGGAGTCGGCGCTGCGCGAGGCCAACGGCGCGCTGGCGGTCCTGCGGCCGGTGTGCGAGGAGCAGTGAGGCAGACGGCGGGGCGGCACTACGCGGACGGCGGCCCGGCGGCGCTCCGGTGCGGCAGGCGGCCGGCCGGCCGTGCCCGTATTCTGTGAGCCCAGGGTTCTGCCGTCCGACCCCACCGCACGTTCCGCCCACGTGCTGGGAGTCAGCCCATGATGCACAGGTCCGCCATGCTGCGCCGGGGGGCCGCGATCGCCGTCGTGCTGGGGACGCTGACCGTCCCCCTCGTCGCGGCGCCCGCCCCCGTACCCGTCGCGTTCGCCGCGCCGTCGCCCACCCCGTCGCCCGACGGCGGTTCCGGCGTCCGCGCGATGACTCCGACAGTGGCCCGCCAACTCGACGCGGTCGTCCAGCACGTGATGCGCGAGGCGGACGTGCCCGGCGTGACCGTCGGCGTCTGGACGCCCGGGCAACGCGACTACGTTCGCTCCTTGGGGGTCGCGAACAAGGCGACCGGGCGGAGGATGTCCCGCGACCTCTACATGCGGATCGGCAGCGAGACCAAGACGTTCACCGTGACCGCGGTGCTGCAACTGGTCGACCAGGGCAGGGTCGGCCTGGACGACCCCGTCGGCAGGTACCTCGACGGTGTGCCGGGCGGCGACCGGATCACCCTGCGGGACCTGGCCGGAATGCGCAGCGGGCTGTTCGACTACTCGAAGGACGCGGGCTTCTTCAGGGCCCTGACCTCGGATCCGCGACGCTCCTTCACCCCGCGGCAGCTGCTCGGGTACGCGTTCCGGCACCCCGCGATGTTCCGGCCCGGCGAGAAGTTCTCCTACTCCAACACGAACCTGATCCTGCTCGGCCTGCTCGTCGAGAAGGTGAGCGGGCAGCGGCTCGGCGACTACCTCGACCGGCACGTCCTGAAGCCCGCGGGCCTGCGCCACACGCTGTTCCCGGCGGGGAACGAGTTCCCCACCCCGCACGCGCAGGGCTACACGGACCAGACGGCCACCGGGAAGGTCGCGGAGACCGCCGGCTGGAACCCGTCCTGGGGCTGGGCCGCCGGCGCGATGATCTCGGACCTGGACGATCTGCACACCTGGGCGGGCACCGTGGCCACCGGGGTCTTCCCCGACGGTACGGCCATGGTCCGGCCGGCCGTCCAGAAGCAGCGGCTGACCACCCCGGCGACCGGCCTCCGGGGCGCCGGGTACGGACTCGGCATCTTCGACGTCCGGGGATGGATCGGGCACAAC
Coding sequences within:
- a CDS encoding serine hydrolase, with product MMHRSAMLRRGAAIAVVLGTLTVPLVAAPAPVPVAFAAPSPTPSPDGGSGVRAMTPTVARQLDAVVQHVMREADVPGVTVGVWTPGQRDYVRSLGVANKATGRRMSRDLYMRIGSETKTFTVTAVLQLVDQGRVGLDDPVGRYLDGVPGGDRITLRDLAGMRSGLFDYSKDAGFFRALTSDPRRSFTPRQLLGYAFRHPAMFRPGEKFSYSNTNLILLGLLVEKVSGQRLGDYLDRHVLKPAGLRHTLFPAGNEFPTPHAQGYTDQTATGKVAETAGWNPSWGWAAGAMISDLDDLHTWAGTVATGVFPDGTAMVRPAVQKQRLTTPATGLRGAGYGLGIFDVRGWIGHNGSLPGYESLTVYLPSTRTTVVVLLNTDIRYRGDIEPSTLFGEAVTRVISPAHVFDLPVPASATR
- a CDS encoding Lrp/AsnC family transcriptional regulator codes for the protein MDDIDRAILRELQADGRIAYADLGPKVGLSASAARQRLQRLLDSRAVQVVGVTDPMAMGGQAMALLGIGVDGDPRAVADALAGHPAVVYSVFTSGGFDLFAEVVTPGPKDLLDFVNDVVRPIEGVREVRPFPYFGIHTHRFLWEVG
- a CDS encoding transaminase: MDRTRLHALLARESAEAERRNPRSRAAYADAGHLFGRVPMTWMNKNAGAFPRYLATARGARVTDVDGHTYIDFCLGDTGAMAGHSPAAVTEAVHRRFAELGGATAMLPTEDAEWVGAELTRRFGLARWSFSLTATDANRWAIRLARAVTGRPKILVNSYSYHGSVDESLIVVGPDGKGAPRPGNVGAPCDVTLTSRVAEFNDLEQLERELAHGDVAAVLMEPALTNIGIVLPEPGYLEGVRALTRQHGTLLINDETHTFSAGPGGCTAAWGLEPDLLTIGKAIGGGIPAGAYGLAAGLAERLLARDDLDLVDMGGVGGTLAGNALSVAATRATLEHVLTDEAFDHMDRLSARFESGVRSAVEAHGLPWSVSRLGARTEYRFAAPAPRTGTESEAATDPDLEDFLHLYLANRGILLTPFHNMALMCPDTTEQDVDTHTSVFGAALLELAG